One segment of Streptosporangium brasiliense DNA contains the following:
- a CDS encoding phytanoyl-CoA dioxygenase family protein, with translation MRDHSRQVLRFREDGFVCAGPVFDDDVVRRLRAGAERLISRFTEQGHVSDDYWNYEVDGEPPVLYRIHNLEKQDWPEAELLFRAELSDLAAEFIGSPAVPTAFALVLKEPYRAAGVPWHRDRADVAPHTVCNLSVCLDTAGPENGCLEGVPGSHLLPDDADVVSVRDGGPRTPIAVQEGDVVVHDVRLVHGSGPNPTEKWRRTIVIEFADPEMSLTS, from the coding sequence GTGCGAGACCATAGCCGGCAGGTCCTGCGGTTCCGCGAAGACGGCTTCGTCTGCGCCGGACCCGTGTTCGACGACGACGTGGTGCGGCGGCTCAGAGCGGGCGCGGAGAGGCTGATCTCCCGCTTCACGGAGCAGGGACACGTCTCCGACGACTACTGGAACTACGAGGTCGACGGGGAACCCCCGGTGCTGTACCGCATCCACAACCTTGAGAAGCAGGACTGGCCGGAGGCCGAGCTGCTGTTCCGGGCGGAGTTGAGCGACCTCGCCGCCGAGTTCATCGGTTCCCCCGCCGTCCCGACGGCTTTCGCGCTGGTGCTCAAGGAGCCGTACCGGGCGGCCGGGGTGCCCTGGCACCGGGACCGCGCCGACGTCGCGCCCCACACGGTGTGCAACCTGAGCGTCTGCCTGGACACGGCGGGCCCGGAGAACGGGTGCCTGGAGGGGGTCCCCGGTTCGCACCTGCTGCCGGACGACGCGGACGTCGTGTCGGTACGGGACGGCGGCCCCAGGACGCCGATCGCCGTGCAGGAGGGTGACGTCGTCGTGCACGACGTCCGACTCGTGCACGGGTCGGGACCGAACCCCACCGAGAAGTGGCGCAGAACGATCGTCATCGAGTTCGCGGACCCCGAGATGTCCCTCACGTCCTGA
- the rfbB gene encoding dTDP-glucose 4,6-dehydratase — MPRVLVTGGAGFIGSNYVRELLSGAYPAWRDAEVTVLDKLTYAGNPANLEAVKDRLTFVHGDICDENLLADLVPGHDVVLNFAAESHVDRSIVSSAEFVRTNVLGVQALMQACLDAGVSRVVQVSTDEVYGSIDTGSWDEETPLAPNSPYSAAKAGGDLIARAYVRTHGLPVSITRSGNNYGPYQYPEKVIPLFVTHLMEGRDVPLFGDGRNVRDWIHVDDHCRGIQVVAEHGEVGEVYHIAGTAELSNLQLIQRLLDACGAGWDRVERVPDRKGHDRRYSLSDAKVRRLGYAPRVAFEDGLLRTARWYEANRDWWEPLKRRTGGADVHSRL, encoded by the coding sequence ATGCCCCGCGTCCTCGTCACCGGCGGCGCCGGTTTCATCGGCTCGAACTACGTCCGCGAACTGCTCTCCGGCGCCTACCCGGCCTGGCGCGACGCCGAGGTCACCGTCCTGGACAAGCTGACCTACGCGGGCAACCCGGCCAACCTGGAAGCCGTCAAGGACCGGCTCACCTTCGTCCACGGCGACATCTGCGACGAGAACCTCCTCGCCGACCTCGTGCCCGGCCACGACGTGGTGCTCAACTTCGCCGCCGAGTCGCACGTCGACAGGTCCATCGTCAGCTCCGCCGAGTTCGTGCGCACCAACGTGCTGGGCGTCCAGGCCCTCATGCAGGCCTGCCTGGACGCGGGCGTCTCCCGCGTCGTCCAGGTCTCCACCGACGAGGTCTACGGCAGCATCGACACGGGCTCGTGGGACGAGGAGACGCCCCTGGCGCCCAACTCCCCGTACTCGGCGGCCAAGGCGGGCGGCGACCTGATCGCCCGCGCCTACGTCCGCACGCACGGGCTGCCGGTCAGCATCACCCGTTCCGGCAACAACTACGGCCCCTACCAGTATCCGGAGAAGGTCATCCCGCTGTTCGTCACCCACCTGATGGAAGGGCGGGACGTGCCGCTCTTCGGGGACGGCCGCAACGTGCGTGACTGGATCCACGTGGACGACCACTGCCGCGGGATCCAGGTCGTCGCCGAGCACGGGGAGGTCGGCGAGGTCTACCACATCGCGGGGACCGCCGAGCTGAGCAACCTGCAGCTCATCCAGCGCCTGCTCGACGCCTGCGGCGCCGGCTGGGACCGGGTCGAGCGGGTCCCCGACCGCAAGGGCCACGACCGCCGCTACTCGTTGTCGGACGCCAAGGTGCGGCGGCTGGGCTACGCGCCCCGCGTCGCGTTCGAGGACGGCCTGCTCCGGACGGCCCGCTGGTACGAGGCCAACCGCGACTGGTGGGAGCCGCTCAAGCGGCGGACCGGCGGAGCAGACGTCCATAGCCGCCTATAG
- a CDS encoding SDR family NAD(P)-dependent oxidoreductase, with protein MTATTMEGARVVVTGGAGFIGSHLCESLIAQGCSVICVDNMSTGDPENLAEVERSPRFRLVQADVTEPFTVDQPVDHVVHLASPASPLDYLRMPLETLRVGSAGTENALRVAVAHRARFVLASTSEVYGDPAQHPQLESYWGNVNPVGPRAVYDEAKRYAEALTAAYRRTLGADTAIARLFNSFGPRMRRNDGRIVPTFIDQALTGRPLTINGSGEQTRSLCYVDDTVRGLLALMCSSVPGPVNIGATQELSVREIAELIAREVGVELRTVSQCLPVDEPGRRCPDIEAARTQLGWKPEMHVAEGLRRTLEWWSTAYAGGTPSRMDTASEVV; from the coding sequence ATGACGGCCACGACCATGGAAGGCGCGCGGGTCGTCGTCACGGGCGGCGCCGGCTTCATCGGGTCCCACCTCTGCGAATCGCTGATCGCCCAGGGCTGCTCGGTGATCTGCGTGGACAACATGTCCACCGGCGATCCGGAGAACCTCGCGGAGGTCGAGCGCTCGCCGCGGTTCCGGCTGGTCCAGGCGGACGTCACCGAGCCGTTCACCGTCGACCAGCCGGTCGACCACGTCGTGCACCTCGCCTCGCCGGCCTCGCCGCTCGACTACCTCCGCATGCCGCTGGAGACGCTGCGCGTGGGTTCGGCGGGCACGGAGAACGCCCTGCGGGTGGCGGTGGCGCACCGGGCGCGTTTCGTGCTCGCCTCGACGTCGGAGGTCTACGGCGACCCCGCGCAGCACCCCCAACTGGAGTCGTACTGGGGCAACGTGAACCCGGTGGGCCCACGCGCCGTGTACGACGAGGCCAAACGCTACGCCGAGGCGCTGACGGCCGCCTACCGCCGCACGCTCGGCGCCGACACGGCCATCGCCCGGCTGTTCAACAGCTTCGGGCCGAGGATGCGCCGCAACGACGGCCGTATCGTGCCGACCTTCATCGACCAGGCCCTGACCGGCAGGCCGCTGACCATCAACGGCTCCGGCGAGCAGACCAGATCTCTGTGCTACGTGGACGACACGGTCAGGGGCCTGCTGGCCCTGATGTGCAGCTCGGTGCCCGGACCGGTCAACATCGGCGCCACCCAGGAGCTCTCCGTGCGCGAGATCGCCGAGCTGATCGCCCGGGAGGTCGGGGTCGAGCTCCGCACCGTGTCCCAGTGCCTGCCGGTCGACGAGCCGGGCCGGCGCTGCCCCGACATCGAGGCGGCCAGGACCCAGCTCGGCTGGAAACCGGAGATGCACGTCGCCGAAGGGCTGCGCCGGACCCTTGAATGGTGGTCGACAGCCTACGCCGGAGGGACACCCAGCCGGATGGACACCGCGAGTGAGGTCGTATGA
- a CDS encoding class I SAM-dependent methyltransferase produces MSNVKQTSKKPPLQSMGDLNWVWEWSSPEEMQIQLAGTQPRDEYLRDRVDRADWVAERLGLTPEEEIFEIGSGEGIMAKVLAPRVRSVLCTDVSQSFLAKARVTCRDHANVSYHHIENDFLEKLPTAGFDAGFSLNVFIHFNVFEIYLYLREIRRILRPGGRFGFNFVDLGEVTRDFFHHYAERYREANPVEFKGFLTWHGADLIVKIAKEAGLTPLLDEFVDEQGVGFLVLRRDEEPAA; encoded by the coding sequence ATGAGCAACGTGAAGCAGACGTCGAAGAAGCCCCCGCTGCAGAGCATGGGTGATCTCAACTGGGTGTGGGAGTGGAGCTCGCCGGAGGAGATGCAGATCCAGCTCGCCGGCACCCAGCCGAGGGACGAATACCTGCGGGACCGCGTCGACCGGGCGGACTGGGTGGCCGAGCGGTTGGGGCTGACCCCGGAGGAGGAGATCTTCGAGATCGGCAGCGGCGAGGGGATCATGGCGAAGGTGCTCGCCCCCCGGGTGCGCAGCGTGCTCTGCACCGACGTCAGCCAGTCGTTCCTCGCCAAGGCGCGCGTCACCTGCCGGGACCACGCCAACGTCTCCTACCACCACATCGAGAACGACTTCCTGGAGAAGCTGCCCACGGCCGGCTTCGACGCGGGGTTCTCGCTCAACGTCTTCATCCACTTCAACGTCTTCGAGATCTACCTCTATCTCCGCGAGATCAGGCGGATCCTGCGGCCCGGCGGCCGCTTCGGCTTCAACTTCGTGGACCTCGGCGAGGTGACGCGCGACTTCTTCCACCACTACGCGGAGCGCTACCGCGAGGCCAACCCGGTGGAGTTCAAGGGCTTCCTGACCTGGCACGGGGCCGACCTCATCGTCAAGATCGCCAAGGAGGCGGGGCTGACCCCCCTTCTCGACGAGTTCGTCGACGAGCAGGGTGTCGGCTTCCTGGTCCTGCGGCGCGACGAGGAGCCCGCCGCGTGA
- a CDS encoding class I SAM-dependent methyltransferase, with the protein MNLLNRVPGLFGGSRAGAAERSLEEVMAERFRERVDPRPGDWAYAHLLDLRQALAETLRDASGLWLDYGAGTAPYRDLFSAAEVRTADFPDGEAYRADHALDPDGRCPVPDGTFDGVLSTQVLEHVTDPDQYLREVFRLLRPGGRLVLSTHGVWEEHGGQDLWRWTADGLAVQAERAGFAVDRTTKLTCGPRGLLLLLRRHGREHGWPGGGAVGLALGALWWIDRLRPRAVDDYLQNAFAGLGRSEGPAEPFYLDILLVARKPPARAAEPGDS; encoded by the coding sequence GTGAACCTACTGAACCGGGTGCCCGGCCTGTTCGGCGGCTCGCGGGCCGGCGCGGCGGAACGCTCCCTGGAGGAGGTCATGGCCGAGCGGTTCCGGGAGCGGGTCGACCCCCGGCCGGGCGACTGGGCCTACGCCCACCTGCTCGATCTGCGCCAGGCGCTCGCCGAGACGTTGCGCGACGCCTCCGGCCTCTGGCTCGACTACGGCGCGGGCACCGCCCCCTACCGGGATCTGTTCTCCGCGGCGGAGGTGCGGACGGCCGACTTCCCCGACGGGGAGGCGTACCGGGCCGACCACGCGCTCGACCCCGACGGCCGCTGCCCCGTCCCGGACGGGACGTTCGACGGCGTGCTGTCCACCCAGGTCCTGGAGCACGTCACCGATCCGGACCAGTACCTGCGCGAGGTGTTCCGGCTGCTGCGACCCGGCGGGCGGCTGGTGCTGTCGACCCACGGCGTGTGGGAGGAGCACGGCGGCCAGGACCTGTGGCGCTGGACCGCGGACGGCCTGGCCGTCCAGGCCGAGCGGGCGGGGTTCGCGGTCGACCGGACGACGAAGCTGACATGCGGCCCGCGCGGGCTGCTGCTCCTGCTCCGCCGGCACGGGCGCGAGCACGGCTGGCCCGGGGGCGGCGCCGTCGGGCTGGCGCTGGGCGCCCTGTGGTGGATCGACCGCCTCCGGCCGCGGGCGGTCGACGACTACCTCCAGAACGCCTTCGCCGGCCTCGGCCGCAGCGAGGGACCGGCCGAGCCGTTCTACCTGGACATCCTGCTCGTCGCCAGGAAGCCCCCGGCGCGGGCCGCGGAGCCGGGCGACAGTTGA
- a CDS encoding nucleotide disphospho-sugar-binding domain-containing protein has protein sequence MRVLFTVSNWAGHYMCMVPLAWAFRAAGHEVRVACPPQQVQGVASTGLMPVSVLDAPDMMESARLAFYVQALYTPQQTPEVPLPLHPFTGEALASLRDFDTSLLDDFWKDTVTSIQRSYDGAVNFAAAWRPDLVVHDIMAVEGALIGALHDVPSVYFSPGFIGTIETEPGLDLVANDPLSCFEKYGVDWTRHKIKYAVDPSPDVAVPPMGDALRIPIRYQPYNGAQDLDPWMFGPAKGKRICLVWGNSATGVFGEQLPALHHAIDSAAQHGAEVVLTAALSEVERLGPLPPNVRVLRNCPLELILPSCDLLIHHGSANCYMNGLVMGIPQLSLALNYDGRIYGRRLDPFGATKTLPGLTATREEIDKALAAVLFDQQYGREAAVMRDSLATAPTATQVADLLIRLAATGGLTGEDVAELAAAR, from the coding sequence ATGAGGGTTCTGTTCACCGTGTCCAACTGGGCCGGGCATTACATGTGCATGGTGCCCCTGGCGTGGGCGTTCCGCGCGGCCGGGCACGAGGTCCGGGTGGCGTGCCCACCGCAGCAGGTGCAGGGGGTCGCCTCGACGGGGCTGATGCCCGTGTCGGTGCTCGACGCACCCGACATGATGGAGAGCGCCCGGCTGGCCTTCTACGTCCAGGCGCTCTACACCCCGCAGCAGACTCCCGAGGTGCCGCTGCCGCTGCACCCGTTCACGGGGGAGGCGCTCGCCTCGCTCCGCGACTTCGACACGAGCCTGCTGGACGACTTCTGGAAGGACACGGTCACCTCGATCCAGCGCAGCTACGACGGCGCCGTGAACTTCGCCGCCGCCTGGCGCCCCGATCTGGTGGTGCACGACATCATGGCGGTGGAGGGCGCGCTGATCGGCGCGCTCCACGACGTGCCCAGCGTCTACTTCTCGCCGGGCTTCATCGGCACGATCGAGACCGAGCCGGGGCTCGACCTCGTGGCCAACGACCCCCTCTCGTGCTTCGAGAAGTACGGCGTGGACTGGACCCGCCACAAGATCAAATATGCGGTGGACCCCTCTCCGGACGTGGCCGTCCCCCCGATGGGCGACGCGCTGCGCATCCCCATCAGATACCAGCCCTACAACGGGGCGCAGGATCTGGACCCCTGGATGTTCGGTCCCGCGAAGGGGAAACGGATCTGCCTGGTCTGGGGCAACTCGGCGACGGGCGTCTTCGGCGAGCAGCTCCCCGCGCTGCACCACGCGATCGACTCCGCCGCCCAGCACGGCGCGGAGGTCGTGCTCACCGCGGCCCTGTCGGAGGTGGAGCGCCTCGGCCCGCTCCCGCCGAACGTGCGGGTGCTGCGCAACTGCCCGCTCGAACTGATCCTGCCGAGCTGTGACCTGCTCATCCACCACGGCAGTGCCAACTGCTACATGAACGGGCTCGTGATGGGCATCCCGCAGCTGTCCCTGGCCCTCAACTACGACGGGCGGATCTACGGCAGGCGGCTCGACCCGTTCGGGGCGACCAAGACGTTGCCCGGCCTGACGGCCACCCGGGAGGAGATCGACAAGGCCCTCGCCGCCGTGCTGTTCGATCAGCAGTACGGCCGGGAGGCCGCCGTCATGCGTGACTCCCTCGCCACGGCGCCGACCGCCACGCAGGTGGCCGACCTGCTCATCAGGCTCGCGGCGACGGGCGGACTGACCGGCGAGGACGTCGCCGAGCTTGCGGCCGCCCGATGA
- a CDS encoding phytanoyl-CoA dioxygenase family protein has translation MVNPNTAARPEDTVLPECHIRETGVLPEHLTAFRRQGVLALRGLLDPVELEAVQEAAGSLIDDAWRTRSMTDTIWTQEPDHPDAAPVRIEYVVDKSPVIARLAGHPLLLRVMEALVGPNLIPTWDSMVFKTTAGAPRLSWHRDGEMYADAVGVTGAGRVIDVGVYLDPAPEDNCVWCIPQSNYWDDDRITATAERLNASEWDTTGAIPAVMRPGDVLLHNILTLHGAPAVQGKQRRVVYFEYRPAEVEWQLGPHVPEYVGRKQQVLRSCVEQRAAAHEHRDEEPFDYCPAEPFRHWVGRPDLTTLRFPHEENWRW, from the coding sequence ATGGTGAACCCGAATACCGCGGCACGGCCGGAGGACACCGTCCTGCCCGAGTGCCACATCCGGGAGACAGGCGTGCTCCCCGAGCACCTGACCGCGTTCCGGCGGCAGGGGGTGCTGGCGCTGCGCGGCCTGCTCGACCCCGTCGAGTTGGAGGCCGTGCAGGAGGCCGCCGGGTCGCTGATCGACGACGCGTGGCGCACCCGGTCCATGACCGACACCATCTGGACCCAGGAGCCCGACCACCCCGACGCGGCCCCGGTCCGGATCGAGTACGTGGTCGACAAGTCCCCGGTGATCGCCCGGCTGGCGGGCCATCCGCTCCTGCTGCGCGTGATGGAGGCCCTGGTCGGGCCCAACCTCATCCCCACCTGGGACAGCATGGTGTTCAAGACCACGGCGGGCGCGCCCCGGCTGTCCTGGCACCGCGACGGCGAGATGTACGCCGACGCGGTGGGCGTCACCGGGGCGGGCCGGGTGATCGACGTCGGCGTCTACCTCGACCCGGCGCCGGAGGACAACTGCGTCTGGTGCATCCCGCAGTCCAACTACTGGGACGACGACCGGATCACCGCGACCGCCGAGCGGCTCAACGCCAGCGAATGGGACACCACGGGCGCGATCCCGGCGGTGATGCGGCCGGGTGACGTGCTCCTGCACAACATCCTGACCCTGCACGGCGCCCCGGCCGTGCAGGGCAAGCAGCGGCGGGTCGTCTACTTCGAGTATCGGCCGGCGGAGGTGGAGTGGCAGCTCGGCCCGCACGTCCCCGAATACGTCGGCCGCAAGCAGCAGGTGCTGCGCTCCTGCGTCGAGCAGCGCGCGGCGGCGCACGAGCACCGGGACGAGGAGCCCTTCGACTACTGCCCGGCCGAGCCGTTCCGGCACTGGGTGGGCCGCCCCGACCTCACCACGCTCCGCTTCCCCCACGAGGAGAACTGGCGTTGGTGA
- a CDS encoding FkbM family methyltransferase, translating into MRPEAGLAGMNDWYDELTVQIIERVCSPTANTVDIGAGGGDILAHLLRAAPRGRHFAVEPLPELADRLDREFPGVTVVRAAASDRTGRDGFVHVLSNPGYSGLRRRPYDRENETLEDIVVDTVRLDEVVPADVRVDLIKIDVEGGEVVALRGAAELLRRCRPVVVFEHGGDRTMREYGTTSADLWALLVTELDYGLHTLPGWLERSPALDAGDFAAALREQWYFVADQRGQAW; encoded by the coding sequence ATGCGGCCTGAGGCGGGACTCGCCGGGATGAACGACTGGTACGACGAGCTCACCGTGCAGATCATCGAACGGGTCTGCTCCCCGACCGCCAACACCGTCGACATCGGCGCCGGCGGCGGGGACATCCTCGCGCATCTCCTCCGTGCCGCGCCGCGGGGCCGGCACTTCGCCGTGGAGCCGCTCCCCGAGCTCGCCGACCGCCTCGACCGGGAGTTCCCCGGCGTCACCGTGGTGCGGGCCGCGGCCTCGGACCGGACGGGACGGGACGGCTTCGTGCACGTGCTCTCCAACCCCGGCTACAGCGGGCTGCGGCGCAGGCCCTACGACCGGGAGAACGAGACCCTGGAGGACATCGTCGTCGACACCGTGCGGCTGGACGAGGTCGTCCCCGCCGACGTGCGCGTCGACCTGATCAAGATCGACGTGGAGGGCGGGGAGGTGGTCGCCCTGCGTGGCGCCGCCGAGCTGCTGCGCCGCTGCCGCCCGGTCGTCGTCTTCGAGCACGGCGGCGACCGCACCATGCGGGAGTACGGCACGACCAGTGCCGACCTGTGGGCGCTGCTGGTCACGGAACTGGATTACGGACTGCACACCCTCCCCGGGTGGCTGGAGCGCTCGCCCGCCCTCGACGCCGGGGACTTCGCCGCCGCCCTGCGGGAGCAGTGGTATTTCGTCGCGGACCAGAGAGGCCAGGCATGGTGA
- a CDS encoding twitch domain-containing radical SAM protein, translated as MTNGEAAAGSMCVLPWIHLCASIDGVYGRCCVDDAMYHNELYEQQDEPEFTLKEDAIGCSPRSRYARDNPDRVMGVEEAFNSPNMKRTRLAMLAGERVAACSYCYHREDRGALSYRQEINERFRDTVDFDALAARTAADGTVEDFPFFLDIRFGNTCSLRCVMCTYPVSSGWGAKKRPPWSSAVIDPYRDDEELWKTLRENAHLIRRLYFAGGEPFMQPGHFALLDLLVETGNAGNVDIVYNSNLTVLPESVFPKFRHFKSVGIGASCDGVGEVFEKIRTGADWETFVGNVRRAKTEVKLWLQVAPQRDNVWGLRDLLAFARDEGLDIDLANVVQWPADFSVTNLPEAEKAAATDELTSLVEWCAGLGWDKPAEDLRALRTFMNAADPTVLAHEGTV; from the coding sequence ATGACGAACGGCGAGGCAGCCGCGGGGAGCATGTGCGTGCTCCCCTGGATCCATCTGTGCGCGTCCATCGACGGCGTCTACGGCCGGTGCTGCGTGGACGACGCGATGTACCACAACGAGCTGTACGAGCAGCAGGACGAGCCGGAGTTCACGCTCAAGGAGGACGCGATCGGCTGCTCGCCCCGGTCCCGGTACGCGCGGGACAACCCGGACCGGGTCATGGGGGTGGAGGAGGCGTTCAACAGCCCCAACATGAAGCGGACCCGGCTGGCCATGCTCGCCGGGGAGCGGGTGGCCGCGTGCTCGTACTGCTACCACCGGGAGGACCGCGGCGCCCTGTCGTACCGGCAGGAGATCAACGAGCGCTTCCGGGACACGGTCGACTTCGACGCGCTGGCCGCCCGCACCGCGGCGGACGGCACGGTCGAGGACTTCCCGTTCTTCCTGGACATCCGGTTCGGCAACACCTGCAGCCTGCGCTGCGTGATGTGCACCTATCCGGTGAGCTCGGGATGGGGGGCCAAGAAGCGCCCGCCGTGGTCGTCGGCGGTGATCGACCCGTACCGCGACGACGAGGAGCTGTGGAAGACGCTGCGGGAGAACGCCCACCTGATCCGCCGCCTCTACTTCGCCGGCGGCGAGCCGTTCATGCAGCCGGGGCACTTCGCGCTGCTCGACCTGCTGGTCGAGACCGGGAACGCCGGCAACGTGGACATCGTCTACAACTCCAACCTCACGGTCCTGCCCGAGTCGGTCTTCCCGAAGTTCCGGCACTTCAAGAGCGTCGGGATCGGCGCGTCCTGCGACGGCGTCGGCGAGGTCTTCGAGAAGATCCGGACGGGCGCCGACTGGGAGACCTTCGTCGGGAACGTGCGCCGCGCCAAGACCGAGGTGAAGCTGTGGCTGCAGGTGGCGCCCCAGCGGGACAACGTGTGGGGGCTGCGGGACCTGCTGGCGTTCGCCCGGGACGAGGGTCTGGACATCGACCTGGCCAACGTCGTGCAGTGGCCCGCCGATTTCTCGGTGACCAACCTGCCGGAGGCGGAGAAGGCGGCCGCCACCGACGAGCTGACCTCCCTCGTCGAGTGGTGCGCCGGCCTCGGCTGGGACAAACCCGCCGAGGACCTGCGGGCGCTGCGGACGTTCATGAACGCCGCCGATCCCACCGTCCTGGCCCACGAGGGAACGGTGTGA
- a CDS encoding aldo/keto reductase produces MKHRSLGADGPPVSSICLGTWALSGLWGGRIEPGVEAVRRAFDLGVNFFDTAHAYGGGAAEAALARGLGDLLRGRRAEVVISTKGGLETRGNTVVRNSDPAFLRANLTDSLRTLGTDYVDVFFVHWPDPTVPLAETAGVLTDFVKEGLVRHAGVSNFSVAEMTEFAAAAPADVAQVPFSLLARGAERDVLPHCRDAGVGIMGWSALAHGLLTGALRPDHSFAHDDWRAYSPMFKGERFARLLKLVDLLAAFAAERGCTVAQLALAWVLSHPAGVVPVIGAQFPEHIEDSVKAVEVRLTEADLAELDRLVAGAPSVGPEAGPPSRTGDGGGHAA; encoded by the coding sequence GTGAAGCACCGCTCTCTCGGCGCGGACGGTCCTCCGGTCTCCTCGATCTGCCTGGGCACCTGGGCGCTCAGCGGCCTGTGGGGCGGGCGGATCGAGCCCGGCGTGGAAGCCGTGCGCCGCGCCTTCGACCTGGGCGTGAACTTCTTCGACACCGCCCACGCGTACGGCGGCGGCGCCGCCGAGGCCGCGCTCGCCCGGGGGCTGGGCGACCTGCTGCGCGGCCGCCGCGCGGAGGTGGTGATCTCGACGAAGGGCGGCCTGGAGACCCGCGGGAACACCGTCGTCCGCAACAGCGACCCCGCCTTCCTGCGTGCCAACCTCACCGACAGCCTGCGCACCCTGGGGACCGACTACGTGGACGTGTTCTTCGTCCACTGGCCCGACCCGACCGTCCCGCTGGCGGAGACCGCAGGCGTGCTGACGGACTTCGTCAAGGAGGGCCTGGTACGGCACGCGGGGGTCTCCAACTTCTCGGTGGCGGAGATGACCGAGTTCGCCGCGGCCGCTCCCGCGGACGTCGCGCAGGTCCCCTTCAGCCTGCTCGCCCGTGGCGCCGAGCGGGACGTCCTGCCCCACTGCCGGGACGCGGGGGTGGGGATCATGGGCTGGTCGGCGCTCGCCCACGGCCTGCTGACCGGCGCGCTGCGGCCGGACCACTCCTTCGCCCACGACGACTGGCGCGCCTACTCCCCGATGTTCAAGGGGGAGCGGTTCGCCCGGCTGCTGAAGCTGGTGGACCTCCTGGCGGCCTTCGCCGCCGAACGCGGCTGCACCGTGGCCCAGCTCGCGCTGGCGTGGGTGCTCAGCCACCCCGCGGGGGTGGTGCCCGTCATCGGGGCCCAGTTCCCCGAGCACATCGAGGACAGCGTGAAGGCGGTGGAGGTCCGGCTCACCGAGGCGGACCTGGCGGAGCTCGACCGCCTGGTGGCGGGCGCACCGTCGGTGGGGCCGGAGGCCGGGCCGCCGAGCAGGACCGGGGACGGTGGCGGACATGCGGCCTGA
- a CDS encoding NAD-dependent epimerase/dehydratase family protein — MTHCLVTGGAGFIGSHLVERLLGDGHAVTVLDDLSGGSRGRVPAGADLVVGSVTDEALVDSLFAERRFDRVFHFAAFAAEAISHSVKKLNYGTNVMGSINLINASLQTGVSFFCFASSVAVYGHGETPMRESSTPVPADSYGNAKHVVERELEVTMRLQGLPFTAFRMHNVYGEWQNMRDPYRNAVAIFFNQIMRGEPITVYGDGGQVRAFTYVQDVVNVVSRAPETERAWGRAFNVGSASTNTVLELAQAVRAAAGVSEHPIAHLPARDEVKVAYTATEEARSVFGDWSDTPLSEGLARTAKWAAEAGPTELKSSFDIEIGGHQVPEWARFVEKRLGSAGS; from the coding sequence ATGACTCATTGCCTGGTGACCGGCGGAGCCGGTTTCATCGGCTCCCATCTGGTGGAGCGCCTGCTCGGGGACGGGCACGCGGTCACCGTTCTCGACGATCTCAGCGGCGGCAGCAGGGGCCGCGTTCCCGCCGGCGCCGACCTGGTCGTCGGCTCGGTGACCGACGAGGCGCTCGTCGACTCCCTGTTCGCCGAGCGCCGCTTCGACCGGGTCTTCCATTTCGCCGCGTTCGCGGCCGAGGCGATCAGCCACTCGGTCAAGAAGCTCAACTACGGCACGAACGTGATGGGCAGCATCAACCTGATCAACGCGTCGCTGCAGACGGGGGTGTCGTTCTTCTGCTTCGCCTCGTCGGTGGCGGTGTACGGCCACGGCGAGACGCCCATGCGGGAGTCCTCGACCCCGGTCCCGGCCGACAGCTACGGGAACGCCAAACACGTGGTCGAGCGCGAGCTCGAAGTGACGATGCGGCTGCAGGGGCTGCCCTTCACCGCCTTCCGCATGCACAACGTGTACGGCGAATGGCAGAACATGCGCGACCCCTACCGCAACGCGGTGGCCATCTTCTTCAACCAGATCATGCGCGGCGAGCCGATCACGGTCTACGGGGACGGCGGCCAGGTGCGGGCGTTCACCTACGTCCAGGACGTCGTGAACGTGGTGAGCCGGGCCCCGGAGACCGAACGCGCCTGGGGCCGGGCCTTCAACGTGGGTTCGGCGAGCACCAACACGGTGCTGGAGCTGGCGCAGGCCGTACGCGCCGCGGCCGGGGTGTCCGAGCACCCCATCGCGCACCTGCCGGCCCGGGACGAGGTGAAGGTGGCCTACACGGCCACGGAAGAGGCCAGGTCGGTGTTCGGGGACTGGAGCGACACGCCGTTGTCCGAGGGCCTCGCGCGGACCGCGAAGTGGGCGGCCGAAGCCGGCCCGACGGAACTGAAATCGTCCTTCGACATTGAAATCGGCGGCCATCAGGTGCCGGAATGGGCGCGGTTCGTGGAGAAACGGCTGGGCTCGGCCGGGAGTTGA